The DNA region ACACGCCGCCGATCACCGCGAGGACGGGTGCAATCGCGATCGTGGCTGCGCTGCCGGGGCGGCCGCGAGGATCAGGCCACCAAGACCACCGGCCGCGAGGCCGGCCAGCCCGCCACCCGTCGCTCCGCCAATCCAGTGCGGGTGCGCCACCTGAGCGTCGAGCGTGGCCGTGGCGCCCAGCGCGGCCTCGGCGACGCCCAGTGCGGCCTCGTTCGGGGGCGCAGCGTCCTCCTCTTCAATCACGTCCAGGACAAACTGGTAGCCGTGGCGTGAAACGGTGCGGATGAAGCGGGGCTCGCTTGGGTCGTCGCCCAACGTGCGGCGGATGGTGCGGACGGCCTGGCTGAGCGCGCTGTCCGAGACGTTCGCATCCGTCCAGACGCGTTCGAAGATCTCGCGGCGATGCACCGCCTCGTGGCGCCGTTCGATCAGCAGCACCAGAAGATCAAAGTACCGGGGGATCAGCGGCACTTCACGTCCATCGCGAACGATCAGACGCCGCTGAGGCGAGAGCGTGAACTCGCTGAAGCGGTATCGAATCACGAGGGTGCGTTGTCTCCGCGCGCGCTCATGCGCTGCAGTGCCCGCTCGTTCGTCTTGTAGGACTGGTGCAGCAACGACGCCAGCACGGCGAGTGCGACCGCCATCATCAGCGGGAGCTGGAACATCTTGTCGGGCGGC from Acidobacteriota bacterium includes:
- a CDS encoding winged helix-turn-helix domain-containing protein, with the translated sequence MIRYRFSEFTLSPQRRLIVRDGREVPLIPRYFDLLVLLIERRHEAVHRREIFERVWTDANVSDSALSQAVRTIRRTLGDDPSEPRFIRTVSRHGYQFVLDVIEEEDAAPPNEAALGVAEAALGATATLDAQVAHPHWIGGATGGGLAGLAAGGLGGLILAAAPAAQPRSRLHPSSR